The DNA sequence CGTCAAGGGCCTCGAGGAGTTACTGTCTCGACATCAACCCATATCAGCCGGTCACTCATAGACCGAGCTCCTCCAGGGCGCATCGGCAGTCCGATTCGATCTCCCGGACTAGCTGCTCATCCTTGCCGTTGCCCAGTACCTCCGGTATAAACCAATCCAAGAACTCTTCCAGGCCAGCGCGGCCCATCTGGCCAACCGATGAGCGTACGTACTGGTCGTATGAGTCGAACATGTCCCAGTGCCCGAGGGCGCCCCGACTGGTCATTTGCTCTGCCATAAAGCTACGGACAAGGTGTCGGCTAAGGAGGCATCTACGCCTAGTAGCTGGGCGATCTGGTCCGCACCCATGGCTTCAAGCTCACCCTTTTCTTCGAGATCCTCCAGCAGGAGACCTAACCCGAAGGTGGAATCAGCTGCCATGCGGATCCGGAAGGCGAGAAAGTCGTACAACTGTGCCAACTGTTCGTCACTCAGCCCATCTAGTGTGCCCTTCTCCGCGAGTTCTTCCAGCAGGGCAGAGACAACAGCATGGCGGTGTTTTTGATCCTCATCCTTATTGGTATGAGGCCACCTCCGTTGGCGACTCACAGACCGTTGCTCCAGATGATGGTGTAGAAGGCAAACTCGAGGTTGGCGGCGTCGGCGCCGCCCTTGCGGATCTCGTGAGCGAGCCCCTCGAGCGCCATGGTGGCGGCTTCGCAGCCCTCGTTGAACTCCTGGATGGCCTGGCGGTAGCGGACTGCGCGACTGGATGGGTCTTCTGGCATGTCCGGAGTCTACGCCGGCGGGTTCTGGACGGACATCCGTATGAGCATATCGAGATGGTCCAGCCAGTATCGCCTGCGCTCGGCGAGCAGCTGGATGGTCTCGTCGTCGTTGCTGTGCTCTAAAGCGGAGGCTACGGCGTCGTTGAAGGCCCGTTCGGCCTGTTTGCGGAAGGCTCTGGCGGTCTCGGTCGCGAGCATTGCGAGCGGTAGTGGGGGCTTGGTGCGGCCTGGCAGTAGTTCGTAGACGTCTCTCGCGCCGGTTTCGTAGGTATCCGTCACGGCGAGAATCAACCATGCCCGACAGGTGACCAGCCGAAAGGAGCTCGCCACCGTTGCGACTCCTGCTGGACCACACACCGCCAAGCCCGGGAAGTCGTCAAGTCGGCGCGCTACCGGCAACGCCGTTCGGACGCCCTCTCCCGCCTCGACGATGCCGAGAAGGCCTGGACGGCCGAGGCCGAACGGATGCGGAAGGTACTGTAGGAAGCCATTGGGGGGTTCGGGGACGAACTGCGGGCCTACTCGACCCGAGCCGAGGAAGCGATCGCCCTATCCGCTGATGCCCGCAAGGTCGCCGAGGCAATCGGGGCGAGGGCCAGCACTCTCGAGCAGGAAGTCCGGGGCGTGATCTACCGGCTGTCAAGGCTCGAACAGTTGGCCCAACGACCGTGGTGGCGCCGCCGACGACGGTACTGGCGCCGCCAGCAACTGCCGGCAAGCGTTTCCCCGGGAAACGATTAGGGATAGGAGGATCTGGATGGACGAGCTAGTGATGGTGCCGATCAGACGCCTAGACCGGTCGCACAATGTACGTGTCGGGCTCGGTGACCTGGCCGAATTGGTCGAGTCGGTAGGGGAGCGGGGCATCGTAGTACCGGTAACCGTGGCCAGGGAAAATGGCGCCCCCGCAGGCGAGGGGCGCCGGTGGGTACTCGTAGCGGGGCACCGACGGGTAGCCGCTGCGGAGGAGGTAGGCCTCGAGACGGTGCCGGCGCTAGTCAAGGAGTACGAATCCGAAGCAGAGAACCGCAAGCATCACCGACATTATCTGCCCCCGCCGTCGTAGCGGCCGTGGGGCATCGGGAGAACGAGCGGTCCGTCGGGTGTGGCCACGCCGATATGGGCTATGACGCCGCCGTCCGGAATCTCCAACACGTCTGCTCGGTCGTAGCGGGGCCGTTCCCGGCTGCGGCGTACCCTCGTGCGGGCAGAACGCGCGGTACATGGCTGGTTCGAGGCGCAGGGTCGTTCATGGGTGGGGGATTAGCAGAGACCACCCGGCCGGGCCGCGTGCTACCCCAGAGGCCTGGCAGGGACGTGTGTCCCCCTGAGCGGGCGTGCTGCCCGGACATATGCTCCCCAGGAACGGGTCCGCAGTTCTCAGCTTGCTGCCGAACCCCCAGCACCATCAGGGCCTCCTGCCTCTTGAACAGCCGGCAACCCCCCCCCCCATGTCAGAGGGATGCGCGACCGGAAGCGCGACCGCTGGGGGGTGGAAGCGCGACCGGTCGCGCATGAGCGCGACGCCAAGGGGGTGGATACGCGACCGGGCTGCGGGTCATCTTGGGTATGTTCGATTACGACAACAGAGCCTGACCGCCCCCGACATCGGATCAGAGACCACGGACTGAAGAGCCGGCACAGGATCGCCGGCAAGGAGCAACAGCAAGGGAATGCGGATGAGAAACCAAACCCACAACCAGAAGCCGGGTGTCAGCCGTCGACGCTTGATACCGCCTCTGCGGGGTGGGCGGGTGGTGAGACTGCCCGAAGTATTGGAGATCACCGGGTTGAGCAGAACCACGATCTGGCGTCGGGAACAGGACGGGACGTTCCCCCCACCGATCCGGCTCGGCGGCGAAGGTACCCGCGCCGTGGGCTGGCGGGAACAAGACATCTACGACTGGATCGACAGCCTGTCCCGCGCAGAATGACCATCAACAACCTGCCCACCCGGCACCGACGCTCATCGGGTGTCGCTCCGACAGCGGACCCATCCCACCGGAATCCACTGAATCCACCAGCGGTCGGCCAGCAACCAGCGCACAACCCGCCACGACTGCTTCATACCTCCACACCATTACACAAGTAGACCCGTCGAACTACGAATGGGGTCATCGAGGGAGACAT is a window from the bacterium genome containing:
- a CDS encoding AlpA family phage regulatory protein, with the protein product MRNQTHNQKPGVSRRRLIPPLRGGRVVRLPEVLEITGLSRTTIWRREQDGTFPPPIRLGGEGTRAVGWREQDIYDWIDSLSRAE
- a CDS encoding ParB N-terminal domain-containing protein; the protein is MDELVMVPIRRLDRSHNVRVGLGDLAELVESVGERGIVVPVTVARENGAPAGEGRRWVLVAGHRRVAAAEEVGLETVPALVKEYESEAENRKHHRHYLPPPS